ATTGCTGGATTGAGAGATATTTTAGTTCATGCTTATTTTTCCTTAGAAGATGAGATTATTTGGGATATTATTCAAACTAAAATTAGTCCTTTAAAATCAGTAATTTTAATTATTATTTCTCAAGAATTTTAAGTTATTAACTAAGAAATTACTAAATCAAACATCTTTTGAAAAATTAGACTAAATTTTCACGAATATTCCTCGCTTTATTCTCCCGTGATTAGAGGTTGTTTGAAAAGTGCGTTATATTTCATTAACGCACGCTACAAAAGCTTGTTATGCGGCTGGTGAGGTTGTCTCAGAGGTTTGGAAATAATTGTTCTACCGCTTGTTGCTTGTCGTTGCCGTAAATCATCACAGATTGCTTTCAAATCGTAATTGAAAGCTCTTGCATGTTCCTCTCGAATTTTGTAGATTTCCTCTAAAATCTCATCTGTCCACATTTTTAATCGTGAAGTTGAGAGTTGGCTTCTTTATTCTACAGCGATCGCCCTGACATTTTCCCAGAAATTTGGTAGGTTGTTCGACCAGGGAACGGGCGATCGCGCTTAACCCCTGTAACCCGTCTTCACCAATTCTGGCGTTGTATATTTGCGCGATGAATTAAGATTTTTGACCAATATCTATTTATTTTTGGTAGCTTGTATAAAAGCAGACTTTAAATTCGCTAGTTTATCTGTAGAATTTATAGTACAACTTACGCAATTGTGACACTTTAATCGAGTTATAGAAGAGTAGAACCTAGATTTGATCGAGAGCATGAGGATTTGAGCTTCCGGGACACCCTACTAATTGTGCCCGTGGCGTAAGTCCTGTATAGATGCGATCGCCTCTTCTTAGGCTCGACTACTGTGCTAATTAGGGGTTGCAATTTATCTAGTATTCAAACCTATTTTTCTGGATAATAGCTTATGTATCGCTTGCGGAATTATATTAATGAATGCGCTCTTCTTCTTTACTGGATTTATTTCAAACCCTATACTTTAAAACGATGGTTACAAGAGATTCATCCTGACTTAAAACCTAATGATAATCCTTATATTAAACTGAAACAATTTCCTAATAATGAGCGTTTACATCGCTACGCAGGACAAGTTTTTTGGCTAACAGCAATCACCCCTCAGTTAGTTGTTTTGCCGGTAGGTCTGATTTATACTGCCGTAACTCAAGAACATTTTGCTTGGTTTCTTAGCGAAATGTTTTTAATTGCTTGGGTTCTTGGTCAGGTTATATCGCGATTTAGTTCTGTTGTTTTTGGAGAAGAATTTTATTTTACGGTCCCGGGTATTTCGATACTATTAGCATTTGTTAGTCTATTCTTGACAAATATAGCATCTGTTGTAGTATCTTTTGTAGCATCAGGTGTATCATTTAGTATAGCATTTGATGTAGCATTAAATGTGGCGTTTGCTGTAGTAACTAGTGTATTATGTAGTGCAGTATATGGTGTAGCATTAAGTGTAACACTAGGTGTAGCATCAAGTGTAACAGTAAGTGTAATATTAGGTGTTACATTGAGTGTAACATCTGTTGCACCAGTTGGTGTAGGATTTAGTGTAGTATTCGGTGTGTTTATAAGTGTAGTACTTAATTTAGCATCTGGTTTAGCATCTGGTTTAACATCTGGTGTAGTATTTAGTGTAGTATTTAGTGTAGTATTTAGTGTAGTATTTAGTGTAGCGTTTATATTAGGAGTGCTACGGGTTTATTTTTGGTTGCCCGAATTATTGTGGGTAGGATGGCTGTTTTTATTCACACGTCAGGGTAGAGTTTCATCAAAACTGCATTACTTACCTCCTTATTTCGACCAATTAATCTATTTACCTCTACCTTTTATGGATACTATGCTAGTAGAGGCATACCATGAAAACCCAGATGCAGCCCGTAACACTATCGATTACCTGACTAATTCCACCAATCAACAAAAAGTTGCAGCAAACGCCATAGTTAATATCACCTTAAATACCCTAGAACGTTGTCGTACTTTCCGTGACATTATTACTATTAGCGAGGAATTAGCTTGGATTCCTTCCCCTCCTCCTCTGGAAATGGGTAGAGTATTACCCCAGTTTCTCGATATTAGCCGTAGCGTCCAATCCGCAGACATGGCAACTTCCGCTTATCGCAAGGTAGAAATACTGAAAAATCCCATTGACTCTTTGAATCAGATAGCAAAGAGTGTTGCTTTTATTAAAAATCCTCGCGTTGCTACTGCTTCTAGTAACATCGCTCAAAAGTGGTTAAGTATCCTCGAAACTGCACGACGCGACTTTGAGAGAGAACCCCGTTATGCCCAAGAAATTCCTCAAGTTTACATTGCCGGAGCAGCCTTAGACCCCGAAACAGCCAAAAATCGTTTCAAAGGTCGTCAAGACCTATTTCGGGAAATTGAAAAAATTGCTTTAACGTCGCTTCCACCTACCCTATTACTCTATGGAGGTAGACGCACGGGTAAAACTTCTACTCTCAAATATTTACCCCAGAAAGTAGGCGGAAATTTAATTCCTTTAAGGGTAGATGTTCAAGGAATTGCGGATGCAATCACTCTTCCAGGATTAGCTAAATCTTTAGTAGAGCAAATCATTGATTCTGCACGAACTTCTCGTAATCTTACTTTGTCCCCACCCAATCAAAAAGAACTAAATACCGACCCTTTTCCTACTTTGCGAAACTGGTTTACCACCATTGAACGTACTGCACCAGGAAAAAGATTTTTACTTTGTCTGGATGAATTTGAACGTCTTGAAGAAGTGATTTCTAGCACTGGTTCTCGCGCACCCCTTAACTTTTTGCGCCACATTATTCAAGATCGTGCTGCTTGGACGCTGCTTTTTAGCGGTTCCCATAGTTTAGATGAAATCGAAAGCTATTGGAGCGATTATCTGATTAATACTCGTTCTGTTCGTTTAACTTATTTAGCAAATTCTGAAGCTGAAGAATTAATTAGACATCCCGTACCCAACTTTCCTGATATTTATCTTCCAGAAGCCGTAGAAAGAATTATTTATTGGACGCGCTGTCAACCTTATCTCGTGCAGTTACTCTGTTCTGAATTAGTAGACTATCTAAACCTAAAGTATCCTGAAAATGCTCTGAATATTCAGGCTAATTCCCAAGATGTCGATAGCATTATCGATAAAGCTTTGATAAGTGGTAATGGTTATTTTGATGAGTTATGGAAGAACAGTCTCAATCAAGAGCAACGAGATTGTATAAAAAATCTAATTACCAAAACCACCCCGACTAGAGAAGATCGTAGAGTTTGGGGTAAACTAATTAAAAAAGAAATTTTAAAACCTGATAGCAACGATGGAGTTTGTTTCGAGGTGCCTTTAATTGAAAGAAGTATTATGCAAAAAATCGAAGAAGAACGTTAAGAAGTCAACACGTCTGGAGAATAATCCGATTCATCAGGTACACTCTTTTGGGCACGGCAGTGCCGTGCCCCTACACCTTGCGATATAATATCGTGCGTGACGCCACAAGTCTTGTGACTACGTACAATATAGGAATCCGGCTTGATTTTTGAAAAGATGCGTAGGGTGCGTTAGCGACAGCGTAACGCACCATCATCAAAGATTTGGTGCGTTACGGATTTCATCCTAACGCACCCTACGATACCTAATTTTGTTCAAAAATCAAATAGGAGTCCTATATTTATCGCTGCGTCACGCACCCTACGATTATTATGGTAAATTGATAAAACACAGAGTTGGGAAACTCCGGTGAAATTCCGGGACTGTGCCGCAGCTGTAATGGGATTGCCCAAGTCAGAATGCCAACTCTCAGGTTTAGTAACCATCTAGTACCTGCGTCGCACGGGGAAGGAGTTCTGTTTTTGCTGTCTAGTTTTAGCGCCTGTCCAGGCTTATTTTACGCCACACCTGCCCAAGATGGTATCTTGTCTCGCATCAGAATACCAGGCGGGATGATTAATAGTAAACAGTGCCGTGCGATCGCCAACATTGCAGATGAGTTTGGCGGTGGTTATGTTGATATAACGAATCGCGCTAACCTCCAACTGAGGGAAATTCGCTCGCTGATGAATGCTGAAGTCTTAAAGCGTCTACAGGATTTGGGTTTGGGTTCTCGCAATACTATTGTAGACCACATCCGCAATATTATGACCAGTCCCACGGCGGGTATTGATCGTCAGGAATTGATTGACACCCGTCCCTTTGTGCGAAGCTGGGATAATTACATCGTCGCACATCCTGAGTTATCAGGACTATCGGCAAAATTTAGTGTTTGCTTTGATGGTGGTGGAAGAGTTTCAGTGGGCGATCGCCTAAATGATATCGCCTTTGTCGCCGTCTTAGTTGATGGTAGTGTTTTCTTTCGCCTGTATTTGAGTGTCGGTGCGAAGGGAGAACCACCAACCGATATGGGAATCTTATTGGCGCCAGAGGAATGCTTACCAGTTTTAGCAGCTTTGGCTGATGTCTATCTCAAGCATAACGACCCCAGCAGAAAACGCAAACTGAGGTTGCAAGAGTTATTGCATAATATAGGTTGTGAAAATTATCTCCAAGAAGTTCAGCAACATCTACCCTTCCCCTTGCGTTCTCGTCATCAATATATAGATGTTGCAGAGAAAATTTCCAGAACCAATTATAGCGCAACACATTCAGATTCAGTACAAAATTATATCGCCAGTTGTAGTAGCACAGCATTGCCGTGCCCAAAAGAGTGTACCGCTCATAGCACAACACATTCAGATTCAGTACAAAATTATATCGCCAGTAGGGGCACGGCATTGCCGTGCCCGTATGAGTGTACCGCACTAGGTCGGGAAACGCCATATCAGCATATCGGCATTCATCCCCAACGTCAGCTAGGTTTATATTATATCGGCGTAGTTTTACCCCTCGGTCGTTTAGAAACTTACCAAATTCGGGGTTTAGCTGATGTGGCAGAAAAATACAGCCGTGGTAATCTCAGACTAACCCCTTGGCAGAATTTGCTCCTCACCGATATTCCCCAGGAATGGCTTACGGATGTGCAAAACCAAATCGCTGTTTTAGGATTAGATTGCTCAACCACCAATATTCACAGTGCATTAGTTGCCTGTTCTGGGAATAGAGGATGTGCAGCTTCTGCAACTGACACCAAAACTCACGCCTTAGCATTAGCAGAGTATATTCAAACTCATATTACCTTAGAATGTCCAGTTAATATACACTTCAGCGGCTGCGGTAAATCCTGCGCCCAGCATAGCAAAAGTGATATTGCATTGCTAGGTGTCAGCATTGAAGACAATAAAACTAAGGAAGGCTATAACGTTTATGTTGGTGATGGTGACAAAGACCAACAATTTGGACGCCTACTCTACCAGTCAGTGATTTTTGCAGAAGTACCAGCATTGATAGAGCGGATGTTAAAGGTCTATAAAATTCAACGTATGACTGCTGATGAATCCTTTGGGGAATTTGCAAATCGATATGCGATCGCAGACTTAAAGCGCTTATTTACCCAATCCCAGAAAATAGAAAAACTGCAGCGTTGCAAATTTATAGGATGAAAGTCTCACGCAAAGGCGCAAAGGCGCAAAGGGAGATGGGGAGAATAATAACTCCTAACTCCTAACTCTTAACTCTTAACTCCCAACTCATACCATGCCCGACTACATTCGAGACGCCAATGAAATATATCGTAATTCTTTCGCCATCATCCGGTCAGAGGCGAACCTGGAAATCCTCCCAGCAGATGTAGCAAAAGTAGTAGTAAGAATGATTCATGCTTGTGGAATGACGGATATTGTTACCGATGTGGGATATTCACCAACAGCAGTGCTATCTGGAAGGACAGCATTAGCAGCAGGAGCTAGCATTCTGTGCGATTGTCGCATGATTGCCGAAGGAATTACAAGAAAGCGTTTACCAGCAAACAACCAAATTATCTGCACCCTCAACGAGCCGACAGTACCAGAAATTGCCCAGAAATTGGGTACTACTAGATCAGCAGCAGCCTTAGAATTATGGCGATCGCACCTAGCAGGAGCAGTAGTAGCCATTGGAAACGCCCCCACAGCCCTATTCCGCCTGCTAGAAATGCTCGATCAAGGGGCACCAAAACCAGCAGTCATCTTAGGATTTCCCGTTGGTTTCGTCGGTGCATTAGAATCCAAAGCCGCACTAGCAGAAGATAGCCGCAACGTACCATTTTTAACATTACATGGACGACGCGGTGGGAGTGCGATCGCCACTGCTGCAGTCAACGCCCTAGCCACGGAGGAAGAATGAGTAACAAAAGCGGCGGTCGTCTCTACGGAATAGGTGTCGGACCCGGCGATCCAGAACTATTGACCTTAAAAGCACTGCGGCTATTGCAAACTGCCCCTGTAATTGCCTATCAATCAGCGACAGATCGCGATAGTATTGCTAGGGGAATCATCGCCCAGTATCTCAACGGTAATCAAATCGAAGTCCAGTATCACCTCCCCCGCGCCCTAGAACCAGAAAAAGCCAAATCCATTTACGACAAAGAAGTTGAACCAATCGCCCAGCATCTCGCCGCCGGGCGGGATGTAGTAGTAGTATGTGAAGGAGACCCGTTTTTCTACGGTTCCTTCATGTACTTATTCACAAGATTATCTGACAAATACGAAACCGAAGTTGTCCCCGGAATTTCCTCACTCATGGCTTGTCCCGTAGCATTAGGCGTACCATTCACCTACTACAACGATGTTCTCAAAGTCCTCCCAGCCCCATTACCAGCAGAAGAATTGACAAAACAACTATTGACGACCAACGCCGCCGCAATTATCAAACTAGGTCGTCATTTTACCAAAGTGCGGGATATCTTGCATCAGCTAGGACTAGCATCACGCGCTAAATATATAGAACGGGCGACGACCGCAAGACAACGTATAATATCCCTTGATGAAGTTGATCCCGCCGAAGTACCCTATTTCGCCATGATTATCATCCCGACAAAACAGCAATTATAGGGCGTTGCTGATTGAAAATATGAATTTATCTCACGCAAAGGCGCAAAGGCGCAAAGGAAGAAATAGAGAAAACTTGTGGTCTAAATACATAAAAACTACTCTAAATATGAAATGCCAAAATTACATTTCTTGACCTCTTATTCTTTGCGCCTTTGCGCCTTGGCGTGAGATAAAAAGTTCAATTACCTAAAAATAGCTGTAATATTAACTCATGAAGGTTCCACCCGCCGTTGTAGTATTAGGTCAGAATAGTCTATCAGTAGCACGCCAAATCATCAGCGTTCTACCAGGGGCGACCCTATACGGTTTAGCGGGTCGCACCACTGAGGTTGATATTAGTTTCACGAATTTTGGCGACACCTTGCGAGAATTGTTTGCCCAAGGAAAGCCCTTGATTGGTATTTGTGCTTCTGGTATATTGATTAGAACCCTAGCGCCGTTAATCTCTGATAAACGCCAGGAACCGCCTGTTCTGGCTGTGGCTGAAGATGGTAGTGCTGTTGTCCCTCTTTTGGGTGGATTGAATGGGGTGAACGATTTAGCACGCCGTATTGCTGCGGCGCTAAATGTCCAAGCAGCCATTACGACTACCGGAGACTTGCGTTTTCGCACGGCGCTGTTGTCTCCTCCCCCTGGTTATTATTTAGCTAATCCAGATGATGCGAAGACGTTTATCTCTGATTTGCTAGCTGGTGCAAAAGTGAAGTTAGAGGGAACAGCACCGTGGTTGAGTGATAGTCAACTACCTATAGATGCTGATGGTGAATTGACGATCAAAATTACTGAACGTTTGGTGACTCCCTCTCCCAATTGTTTAGTTTATCACCCAGCAACTGTGGCAATTGGCATGAGTGGCACCCAGGGGAATGCAGCGGTAAATTTAAATTTAGTCAGACAACTACTCGCAGATGAGGAAATAGCCCCTCCATCAGTGGCGGGAATATTTGCACCAATCACCGCTGCTGCAAATCCAGCTATCCAAGCGGTTGCTAGCGCCTTGAATGTGCCTGCACGGTTCTTTACTCCAAATCAGCTAGAATATTTATTATCCCAAGGTTACACAAGCGCCCAAGCAGCAGCCTTAATCGCCACCAACACGGAACCAATTCCCCATACTTCTCTACGAGAGGCTGCGCCAACGGCTCCGCTCAGTACAAGTCTCCCCAAGTCCCCATCTCTCTCCCTCTCCCCCCACCCCATCGACCCCAACACTATCGGTCAGCCACGGGGGCGATTAGCGGTTATTGGTACCGGTCCTGGTGGGTCGCGGTGGATGTCAACAGAGGTGAAAGAAATTCTCAAGGATGCAACTGACCTGGTGGGTTACAAAACTTACCTTGATTTAGTGGGTTCCTTGGGTGATGGGAAGCGACGCCATGAGTCTGATAACAGGGAAGAATTAGCACGGGCGGCGATCGCACTGGATTTAGCCGCTGAGGGACGATATGTAGCAGTAGTTTCTTCGGGAGACCCCGGTATTTACGCAATGGCTGCAGCGATTTTTGAGGTGGTTGACCAGCACAATAAACCGGAATGGGACAGCATCCACATTCATGTTGCACCAGGAATCTCGGCTATGCAAGCCGCAGCAGCTACGATTGGTGCGCCTCTTGGTCATGACTTTTGTGTGATTTCTCTGTCTGATATTTTGAAGCCTTGGTCAATTATTGCACAACGAATTGCTGCAGCGGCTGCAGCTGATTTTGTCATTGCTTTCTACAATCCGGTTTCTAAGGAGCGTATTTGGCAATTAGCAGAAGCCAGAAATATTTTACTAGATTATAGAACGGGCGATACTCCGGTTGTGTTAGGACGGAATCTTGGTAGACTAGGACAGACGGTCAAGGTGATTACCCTTGAGCAGTTAGCGCCAGATGTCGCCGATATGCGGACAGTTATTCTCGTTGGTTCCAGCAAAACTCGGACAATTAGGCGCAATGATGGAAGTATCTCGGTTTATACGCCACGCCAATATTAAGAAATATTGCTGACGGTTGACTGTTGACGGTCAATGACAAATGACAAATGACAAATGACCAATGACAAATGACAAATGACCAATGACAAATGACCAAAATAAAACCCCAGAATGTTCCATTCCTGGGGTTGAAATACCTGACCACCCTTTTATTTTTAATTGAAAAATCATTGTCAGCCTCAAATATGAAAGACAAAAATCTCGGATTTATGTCAAAAAAATCAGGGTATTATTATAGTATTTTCCTGTTGAATA
The Gloeotrichia echinulata CP02 DNA segment above includes these coding regions:
- a CDS encoding AAA family ATPase, with translation MYRLRNYINECALLLYWIYFKPYTLKRWLQEIHPDLKPNDNPYIKLKQFPNNERLHRYAGQVFWLTAITPQLVVLPVGLIYTAVTQEHFAWFLSEMFLIAWVLGQVISRFSSVVFGEEFYFTVPGISILLAFVSLFLTNIASVVVSFVASGVSFSIAFDVALNVAFAVVTSVLCSAVYGVALSVTLGVASSVTVSVILGVTLSVTSVAPVGVGFSVVFGVFISVVLNLASGLASGLTSGVVFSVVFSVVFSVVFSVAFILGVLRVYFWLPELLWVGWLFLFTRQGRVSSKLHYLPPYFDQLIYLPLPFMDTMLVEAYHENPDAARNTIDYLTNSTNQQKVAANAIVNITLNTLERCRTFRDIITISEELAWIPSPPPLEMGRVLPQFLDISRSVQSADMATSAYRKVEILKNPIDSLNQIAKSVAFIKNPRVATASSNIAQKWLSILETARRDFEREPRYAQEIPQVYIAGAALDPETAKNRFKGRQDLFREIEKIALTSLPPTLLLYGGRRTGKTSTLKYLPQKVGGNLIPLRVDVQGIADAITLPGLAKSLVEQIIDSARTSRNLTLSPPNQKELNTDPFPTLRNWFTTIERTAPGKRFLLCLDEFERLEEVISSTGSRAPLNFLRHIIQDRAAWTLLFSGSHSLDEIESYWSDYLINTRSVRLTYLANSEAEELIRHPVPNFPDIYLPEAVERIIYWTRCQPYLVQLLCSELVDYLNLKYPENALNIQANSQDVDSIIDKALISGNGYFDELWKNSLNQEQRDCIKNLITKTTPTREDRRVWGKLIKKEILKPDSNDGVCFEVPLIERSIMQKIEEER
- the cobG gene encoding precorrin-3B synthase, whose amino-acid sequence is MPTLRFSNHLVPASHGEGVLFLLSSFSACPGLFYATPAQDGILSRIRIPGGMINSKQCRAIANIADEFGGGYVDITNRANLQLREIRSLMNAEVLKRLQDLGLGSRNTIVDHIRNIMTSPTAGIDRQELIDTRPFVRSWDNYIVAHPELSGLSAKFSVCFDGGGRVSVGDRLNDIAFVAVLVDGSVFFRLYLSVGAKGEPPTDMGILLAPEECLPVLAALADVYLKHNDPSRKRKLRLQELLHNIGCENYLQEVQQHLPFPLRSRHQYIDVAEKISRTNYSATHSDSVQNYIASCSSTALPCPKECTAHSTTHSDSVQNYIASRGTALPCPYECTALGRETPYQHIGIHPQRQLGLYYIGVVLPLGRLETYQIRGLADVAEKYSRGNLRLTPWQNLLLTDIPQEWLTDVQNQIAVLGLDCSTTNIHSALVACSGNRGCAASATDTKTHALALAEYIQTHITLECPVNIHFSGCGKSCAQHSKSDIALLGVSIEDNKTKEGYNVYVGDGDKDQQFGRLLYQSVIFAEVPALIERMLKVYKIQRMTADESFGEFANRYAIADLKRLFTQSQKIEKLQRCKFIG
- a CDS encoding precorrin-8X methylmutase, with protein sequence MPDYIRDANEIYRNSFAIIRSEANLEILPADVAKVVVRMIHACGMTDIVTDVGYSPTAVLSGRTALAAGASILCDCRMIAEGITRKRLPANNQIICTLNEPTVPEIAQKLGTTRSAAALELWRSHLAGAVVAIGNAPTALFRLLEMLDQGAPKPAVILGFPVGFVGALESKAALAEDSRNVPFLTLHGRRGGSAIATAAVNALATEEE
- a CDS encoding precorrin-2 C(20)-methyltransferase codes for the protein MSNKSGGRLYGIGVGPGDPELLTLKALRLLQTAPVIAYQSATDRDSIARGIIAQYLNGNQIEVQYHLPRALEPEKAKSIYDKEVEPIAQHLAAGRDVVVVCEGDPFFYGSFMYLFTRLSDKYETEVVPGISSLMACPVALGVPFTYYNDVLKVLPAPLPAEELTKQLLTTNAAAIIKLGRHFTKVRDILHQLGLASRAKYIERATTARQRIISLDEVDPAEVPYFAMIIIPTKQQL
- the cobJ gene encoding precorrin-3B C(17)-methyltransferase — encoded protein: MKVPPAVVVLGQNSLSVARQIISVLPGATLYGLAGRTTEVDISFTNFGDTLRELFAQGKPLIGICASGILIRTLAPLISDKRQEPPVLAVAEDGSAVVPLLGGLNGVNDLARRIAAALNVQAAITTTGDLRFRTALLSPPPGYYLANPDDAKTFISDLLAGAKVKLEGTAPWLSDSQLPIDADGELTIKITERLVTPSPNCLVYHPATVAIGMSGTQGNAAVNLNLVRQLLADEEIAPPSVAGIFAPITAAANPAIQAVASALNVPARFFTPNQLEYLLSQGYTSAQAAALIATNTEPIPHTSLREAAPTAPLSTSLPKSPSLSLSPHPIDPNTIGQPRGRLAVIGTGPGGSRWMSTEVKEILKDATDLVGYKTYLDLVGSLGDGKRRHESDNREELARAAIALDLAAEGRYVAVVSSGDPGIYAMAAAIFEVVDQHNKPEWDSIHIHVAPGISAMQAAAATIGAPLGHDFCVISLSDILKPWSIIAQRIAAAAAADFVIAFYNPVSKERIWQLAEARNILLDYRTGDTPVVLGRNLGRLGQTVKVITLEQLAPDVADMRTVILVGSSKTRTIRRNDGSISVYTPRQY